Within Vicia villosa cultivar HV-30 ecotype Madison, WI linkage group LG1, Vvil1.0, whole genome shotgun sequence, the genomic segment agacaaagtcgaaaagctgaagttttgtgaaccctgtgtatttggaaaatcttgcagagtgaagttcaacaaaggcaaacaaagaacacatggatctcttgactacatccatgctgatctttgggggcctgcaaggtgtgcatcacattctggagcaaggtattttctatccatagtagatgattattccagaaaattatgggtattcatccagaagactaaggatgaaacttttgagaatttcaaaagttggaagactctggttgaaaatcagactggcagaaaggtcaagaggttaagaactgacaatggccttgaattttgcaatgaggcatttgacagcttttgtgctgcctctggtattgcaaggcatagaactactgcaggtactccacaacaaaatggtttggctgaaaggtttaatcgaactattttggagagagtcagatgcatgttaactagtgcagggttaaagaaggtgttctgggttgaggctgtttcgacagcaacatatctgataaacagatgtccttcgacagtgttagatatgaagacacctgaagaagtttggtcgagaCATCCACcaaatctcgacaaactgagagtatttggctgcgtagcctatgctcacattaggcaagacaaggtcgaacctagagctctgaaatacatgttcatgggataccttgaaggagtcaaagcttataggctatggtgcctagagccaggtcacagaaggtgtatcaccagtcgagatgtagttttcaatgaagctgaaatggcttttaagaaaactgatgatgttggtcgaagtacagaaacatctgacgaagagctggaacaggtagagattcctgttgaggtggagcatgttgatgctgaattgcatatcccagatgaagtcgaagaagaagtagaagatgctgaggatgaggaaactgtcgatgactacctattgtcgagagataggtcgagaagagttatcaaggcacctcagagacttgggtatgcagatcctatagcttatgccttaatctctgcaagtgaggttctatacgaagaacctagagactacaaggaagttatgaggagtcgaaataagactgaatggttgaaagccatggatgatgagatgaaatctcttcatgataatcacacttgggaactgatcaagaaacctgctggggcaaggttagtcagctgtaaatggattttcaaagttaaggaaggaatcaaaggagtgacgtcgaaaagatacaaggcaaggttagttgcaaggggtttcactcagaaagaaggtgtcgactttaatgatgtgttttctcctgttgtgaagcatagatccattcgaatgttgcttgccatggtggcacagttcgatcttgaactggaacagatggatgtgaaaactgcgttcttgtatggtgatctagatgaaacgatcctgatgaggaaaCCTGAAgcgtatgtcgaaaaggggaaggaagattatgtgtgcaagttaaagagatctttgtaggggatgaaacaatctcctcgacagtggaataggagattcgacaagttcatggcacgcataagtttcattagaagtcagttcgaccactgcgtttacttcagatttcgacctggtaattcatttgttattttgttgctttatgtggatggtattctcatagcaagcaacaatgtcgaagatgtgatgagggtgaaggatgaactcaataaggagttcgatatgaaggatctgggagctgcttctagaattcttggaattgacattcgaagagatagaaagaagttgaAGTTATGCCTGTCTCAAGAgacatatctacggaagattcttgaaaagtttggaatgtcgaattcgaagccagttgtgactcctacaaaccctcaattcaagctgagtattgatcagtgtcccagtactgatgtcgaaagagcctatatgaatagcatcccatatgctaatatagttggttctttgatgtatgctatggtctgtactagacccgatatagcatatgcagtaagtcttgtaagcaggtacatggcgaatcctggaaaggctcactggcaagcattgaagtggattttaaggtacataaatgggtctctgaacagagtcctaatttatggtggagccttaggtgaagatagtaaagcagtaatcgaaggatatgtcgactctgattatgcaggttgtatggattccagaaaatctatttctggatatgttttcactatgtttggcacagcaattagttggaaagcaacacttcagaaggttgttgctctatcaaccactgaagcagaatatattgctCTCGCTGAAGCTgtaaaagaagcattgtggcttgaaggttttgcaaaggagttgaaacttcaaggtcgaggtatcactgttaaatgtgatagtcaaagtgcaatacacttgtcgaagaattcagcctatcatgagcgaactaagtacattgatgtgaggctgcacttcgtcagaggagtaatcaagcgtggagaagtccaagtgctgaaggtttcgactggaGACAATGAtattgatatgatcaccaagacattatcgagttgcaagtttttccactgtatgcagttgataaagctgcatgaagaaacctagtttgttcccttgatgttgtagagttagatccaaggtggagatttgtgagatattgggtcgaactctagtatggtcgaagggtagcttcttggttcgacagttcgacagagttaaacatgaagtcgaaggttgttcacatgctggtgtcgaagtgtgcatgctgtagtcgaagatgggtctagcatgcagatgtcgaagatgctagggttgttagcatgttaaattaggttttagtgtttaaaccctaatttgttaagttagcttgtttattaagttggcttgtgtaatgggtcttgctgaaaaagcccattagttagtatgttaggttttattataaatagcatactagtctctcatcattgctaagctgcaaatcctaatttagggtgagagaggttatttgttattcttgtaaacttgtaatcttgtttaaagagaaagtgaaagaatagcagttataacaaattcttgtgttcttcctCTCCTATCtaaattccctattatactttgttattgttATCATTTTCACAACAGGTTTTTAACGAGGCGCCTTATTTTCTCAACATCGTTAAACTCTCCAAATATTGTGCCATATTAGGTAATTTTGCTTAATCCCTAAGAGATATTATTGTCACCATATGAGGAAACTCTACTTTAGCCCTACTGGGAAAATTTTCTTGAACCCTAAGGGGTATCATTCTTCCTTATGATGCAACTTTACTTGAAACCTAAGGGATATCATTGTTGTCCAATAAGGCAAATCTACTTGAACCCTAAAGAGATATCAAACCAAATACGACCAAAGAAATCACATTCAAAGAACAAGTGATTAACATTTTCTCCTTGTCCACAACTAAATTATTCGACCCTAAATAGGATAGCTCTGACACGCATAATTTTTATTTACCCAATAAACCTTATGTAAGTTCTCATTCCCCCGCATAAAGATTTAAACATTCAAAATTGTCAAATGTTTAGAACTTATAGCTATCTTTAAAGGaaaaaacttaggtacaattctttaggtatGATTCTTACTATTTAGTAATGAAattaaatatgacaagtgtataattttctcttacatgtatgcaaatttctcctattttcactcaataaattatatttaagcaTATttattgtcatattttcattgaaaaatagtaagaaccacatttaaataagggttaatagctatttaccccctgccatataggcgagatttgattttccccctcttaaaatttttttttgtaattcccCCCTTGAGAAACCCAGATTCCAAATTGCATCCCCCCTCATGCTGACTTGGCCATGGAATCTTCATATTTGGCTTGCCAAGtggcttttttaattatttttaaatacacgtcatttttttacgttttttaaaattatttctattaatattttttagaaattattttcttaaattatcaaaatattacTCTTGGGCCTAAGCCCAATTAGATTTTATTAGTTACCCACTTACTCTCACACTATTTTTAATTCTTAAGTTTATATGTTTCATTGGTATATAAGCACtacttttatttctattgcaaccaatgtgggactataCTCTATCAGTAAACCAACTTTGCCCCATTATCATCTATAAACCAACTTTGCCCTATTTCCATCTCTACTCTGAACTTTCTTTATGCAATATTTACCTAGCCATTTATGTCACTTACTGTCCCAAGAAAGTTAGGGAATGTAACCAACACAGTTGATATATCAATGTCGCAATAAATTTACGAAAATTCAGTGATCAATTCATCATTACTTTTGAAGGAGAAGATGGACGCGTAAAGCTTCTTGGATGGATTTGTCTAGTTTTTGCTACTAGTGTTTTTGCAGCACCTTTGAGTATTATTGTAAGTTTACAATCATAATCACATGCTAAAATTAATAACTTTCTTAATTATGATTTATGCTTATACAAGTTATATTAATCATGCATGCATGGTTTTAATATCATTTTGTAGAGAGTTGTTATTCGGACCAAAAGTGTAGAGTTTCTTCCTTTTAATATCATACTGAACCAAACTTTTTTAGGTAGTAATTAATGTTTGCAACtaacattttttgttttttttatggaCAGCTTCCGAAGGTTGTGGGGTTAACATTTGGAATAGTTCAGATCACACTGTATCTTATATACAAAAACAGTACGCCCGTGAAAGATGATAAGTTTCCTGAACACAAAGGAGATGTTGTTATCATCAATGAAATTGAAACCGTGGTTCCGGCTATAGATGATGAGAAGAAAATTGAAGTGAGTGTTGATATAGAGATTGTGTATAAGAAGGAAGAGCAGAAAGATGAACAGCACGAAGAGAAGAAAGAGGAGCAAGTAACTGAGGAGAAGACAGAGGTAAAGAATGAGAAAGAGAAGATTGATGTGAGCAAAAGTGGTTGTGAAGTTTAATGAAAGTATAATTGTTTGAGAGGTGAATCTGGGTAGAGATGGAAATGGGGCAAAGTTGGTTCATAGATGATAATGGGGCAAAGTTGGTTTACTGATAgaaaatagtcccacattggtcGCAATGGAAATAAAAGAAGTGTTTATATACCAATAAAACTTATAACttcatgaattaaaaataatGTGAGAGTAACTAATGAAAACTAATTGGGCTTAGGCCCAAGAgtattattttgataattaaaaaaaataatttctaaaaattattaatagaaataattttaaaaaacgtaaaaaaaatacataatatataaaaaaaactattaaaaaaatgacgtgaatttaaaattaattaaaaatgccACTTGGCAGGCCAAATATGAAGATTCCATGGCCAAGTCAGCATGAGGGGGGATGCAATTTAGAATCTGGGTTTCTCAAGGGGGGaatcacaaattttttttttaagagggggaaaatcaaatctcgcctatatggtagAGGGGTAATTGACTATTAACCCTTTAAataattgtacctaagttttgtccatCTTTAAATTATTGTCTTCTTTGACAAcatatcaaaataaagagaataaTGTTTAATTCTTAATGTttattattgaatattttattattaaaaaaataattcttttaatAGGAATGTATTTAAACTAAAGGTATTTAGAAAATGAATGAGAAATGGAAATTATTCCCAATTTTTATCATAATTTGATTTGTTtaattattcattcattttttaaattttttatttgattatattaaacaattttaagataaaaattaaagttaataattttaacttttgattgacctggcataattttttatttaatatgtatTCATCATCCAATCATTTAATATAATGTcagattttttaataataatttatttttaaataaactaaaattCTAAATAAGTTTTGCTTGATACCTAACCAAAAGtcacaaatattaaaataaattaaatttatttttctatttgtcttttatactaaataataatatatcCAATTAAATTTATTCTTTAgctgtttgttttttatttagttaaaataaATGCTAGTTTTAATCCATATGAAGCTTAAATAATATCTCTTTAACTTAATCTCTACTATACATATTGTAACAAAACAATgaataattttgatatttaaaataaaaacagtctgtaaaatatataaaatttattattttaataaattaaagtcAAGAATAGTTAACTTTACATGATagggaataaaaaaaattaat encodes:
- the LOC131618853 gene encoding LOW QUALITY PROTEIN: bidirectional sugar transporter SWEET10-like (The sequence of the model RefSeq protein was modified relative to this genomic sequence to represent the inferred CDS: deleted 2 bases in 1 codon; substituted 2 bases at 2 genomic stop codons), whose protein sequence is MFHCDQFIITFEGEDGRVKLLGWICLVFATSVFAAPLSIIRVVIRTKSVEFLPFNIILPNFFRXXLMFATNIFCFFYGQLPKVVGLTFGIVQITLYLIYKNSTPVKDDKFPEHKGDVVIINEIETVVPAIDDEKKIEVSVDIEIVYKKEEQKDEQHEEKKEEQVTEEKTEVKNEKEKIDVSKSGCEV